The following coding sequences lie in one Duffyella gerundensis genomic window:
- a CDS encoding SDR family oxidoreductase, with amino-acid sequence MAKVFIIGAAGKVGIHLTRQLADNGHQVSALHRKPEQADTLQQAGATPVAGDIQALSRDALAALLTGHDAVIFTAGAGGAGIELTNAIDGAGLALAVDAAEAAQVRRFLLVSAFPDAGRGKTPSEGFENYMRVKRQADVYLAASALDWTIVRPGTLTDEPARGLIHAGLAIPYGNIPRADVAATLAALIDRPEVHHTIIELTEGDVPVAAALQSLPR; translated from the coding sequence ATGGCTAAGGTATTCATTATTGGCGCAGCCGGGAAAGTGGGCATTCATCTGACGCGACAGCTTGCCGACAACGGACATCAGGTCTCCGCTCTGCATCGCAAGCCTGAACAGGCCGACACGCTGCAACAGGCAGGCGCCACGCCGGTAGCGGGCGATATACAGGCGTTGAGCCGCGATGCGCTGGCCGCGCTGTTAACTGGCCATGACGCGGTGATTTTTACCGCCGGTGCCGGTGGCGCGGGCATTGAGCTGACCAATGCGATCGATGGCGCAGGCCTGGCACTGGCGGTCGACGCCGCCGAAGCGGCGCAGGTTCGCCGATTCCTGTTGGTTTCTGCCTTCCCCGATGCGGGACGCGGCAAAACGCCATCTGAAGGCTTTGAAAACTATATGCGCGTTAAACGCCAGGCGGATGTGTATTTGGCGGCCAGTGCGCTGGACTGGACCATTGTACGGCCTGGCACGCTGACCGATGAACCAGCCCGAGGACTGATTCACGCCGGTTTGGCGATTCCTTATGGCAATATTCCGCGCGCTGATGTTGCGGCGACGCTGGCGGCGCTGATCGATCGGCCTGAGGTGCATCACACCATTATTGAGCTTACCGAAGGCGATGTGCCGGTGGCCGCTGCGTTGCAATCGTTGCCGCGCTAA
- a CDS encoding flagellin, which translates to MLTINHNDAAAVLNKNSLNTTSVLSKTIERLSSGMRINSAKDDAAGQAIANRMTANINADSAVARGLNDAISYAQTAESSLGSVSNLLIRAKSLSIQAATGTLSTADRISINGEYQQILAGINEIANQTEIFGQYPLATSKPDLPPALLGNVQPINTRFPEAGKSYSFTSGVVPLAYIPAGATNIVISLDSLAQDDDVQLFTRDGRHLAGTPINGSDPDFTWVSKGITDNATATAKLLVPANGFAAGASYNDTDLIDGGPAWASAGSALSYNGMNITYSGDGDRYEDSTNGDFNNGRIASNSLERLTLDNVQEDLIVVVVGNGSFNSTLTWGLLPEPTVVPATPPKQSRPMEVITSANFGQPVQSDSIPATPSDTKTLGLNNTTLLSEGDIAISMNALDKALEKVSQYRGTYGAKINRYESNKAVLNQHGTDMQSARSRIQDADYAQEASELARTQILQQGQTAVAKLANQSPERVLALLRG; encoded by the coding sequence ATGTTGACGATTAATCATAATGACGCTGCGGCAGTGTTGAACAAAAACAGTTTGAACACTACCTCAGTGCTCAGCAAGACCATTGAACGGTTGTCGTCAGGGATGCGAATTAACAGTGCAAAGGATGATGCAGCGGGACAGGCGATTGCCAACCGCATGACCGCGAATATCAACGCCGACAGCGCGGTTGCGCGCGGCCTTAATGATGCCATCAGCTATGCGCAAACCGCCGAAAGCAGCCTCGGCTCAGTGAGCAACCTGCTTATCCGGGCAAAAAGCCTGTCGATCCAGGCGGCCACCGGCACGCTCTCAACCGCCGACCGCATCAGCATAAACGGCGAATATCAGCAAATTCTTGCCGGTATCAACGAGATCGCCAACCAGACCGAAATTTTTGGACAGTATCCGCTGGCCACCAGCAAGCCCGATCTGCCGCCGGCGCTGCTGGGCAACGTCCAGCCGATTAACACCCGCTTTCCTGAAGCCGGTAAGAGTTACTCATTCACCTCAGGCGTGGTGCCGCTGGCTTACATTCCTGCGGGGGCGACCAATATCGTGATCAGCCTTGATTCGCTGGCACAGGATGATGATGTGCAGCTTTTCACCCGTGACGGCAGGCATCTGGCCGGTACGCCGATCAACGGCAGCGATCCCGATTTCACATGGGTGAGCAAAGGCATCACGGATAACGCCACGGCAACCGCAAAACTGCTGGTGCCTGCTAACGGCTTCGCTGCCGGCGCGAGCTATAACGACACGGATCTGATTGATGGCGGCCCGGCGTGGGCCAGCGCTGGCAGCGCGTTGAGCTATAACGGCATGAACATTACCTATAGCGGTGATGGCGATCGTTATGAAGACAGCACCAACGGCGACTTTAACAACGGCAGAATTGCCAGCAATTCGCTGGAACGCCTCACCCTCGACAACGTGCAGGAAGATTTGATTGTGGTGGTGGTCGGCAACGGGTCGTTTAACAGCACCCTGACCTGGGGGCTGCTGCCGGAACCCACGGTGGTGCCCGCCACTCCACCGAAGCAGAGCCGTCCGATGGAGGTGATCACCAGCGCCAACTTTGGTCAGCCGGTGCAATCGGACAGCATTCCGGCCACGCCCAGCGATACCAAAACGCTGGGCCTGAATAACACCACGCTGCTTTCTGAAGGCGATATCGCCATCAGCATGAACGCGCTGGACAAGGCGCTGGAGAAGGTCAGCCAATATCGCGGCACCTACGGCGCGAAAATTAACCGCTATGAATCGAACAAGGCGGTGTTAAACCAGCACGGTACGGACATGCAGTCGGCTCGCAGCCGTATTCAGGACGCGGATTACGCGCAGGAAGCCAGTGAGCTGGCGCGCACGCAAATTCTGCAGCAGGGGCAAACCGCGGTGGCTAAACTGGCGAATCAGTCGCCGGAACGGGTGCTGGCACTGCTGCGCGGCTAA
- a CDS encoding Gfo/Idh/MocA family protein, whose product MKVGIIGLGFRLSNVVNELRNADPDFSITGYYDPAPAGLPNLQRFGIPAGQAFDSVEALLNAGGYDLLLVGSPNFMHLEHIGQGLAAGYTVFTEKPVVINEAQTLAMADLVKQYGEQRILVGLVLRYSPLYHDLLAARDAGQLGEITSIEATEHIKPYHGAFFQRDWRRLEKYAGPYILEKCCHDIDLYQGLLQERPLRVASFGGRKSFTPAHAPQGDITASAEVYHLKPSGWSSTDAVFDSDADIVDYQTALIEYQNGATLSFHANLNVPDEFRRFCVIGTDGMAEGDFVRNYFRVHNARTSEREVDTTYSGSAYDGHYGADALMAEEIVKHMTQGVPLKVSVIDALEAGLTAIKIDEARKTKSVIDLTASWQAFDRHLGR is encoded by the coding sequence ATGAAAGTGGGCATCATCGGGCTGGGTTTTCGCCTTTCCAACGTGGTAAACGAGTTACGCAACGCCGATCCGGACTTTTCTATCACCGGTTATTACGATCCTGCACCGGCGGGGCTGCCGAATCTGCAACGCTTTGGTATTCCGGCGGGGCAGGCGTTCGACAGCGTCGAGGCACTGCTGAATGCAGGCGGCTACGATCTGCTGCTGGTGGGTTCGCCCAATTTTATGCACCTTGAACACATTGGTCAGGGGCTGGCGGCGGGCTATACCGTGTTTACCGAAAAGCCGGTGGTGATCAACGAAGCACAGACGCTGGCGATGGCAGATCTGGTCAAACAGTATGGCGAGCAGCGCATTCTGGTTGGGCTGGTATTGCGCTATTCGCCGCTTTATCACGATCTGCTGGCGGCGCGTGATGCCGGTCAGCTCGGTGAAATTACCTCGATTGAAGCCACCGAGCATATCAAGCCTTATCACGGCGCGTTTTTCCAGCGCGACTGGCGGCGTCTGGAGAAATATGCCGGTCCTTACATTCTGGAAAAATGCTGTCACGACATCGATCTCTATCAGGGGTTATTGCAGGAGCGCCCGCTGCGCGTGGCCAGCTTCGGCGGCCGCAAATCGTTTACGCCCGCGCATGCACCGCAGGGCGATATCACCGCCAGCGCTGAGGTTTATCATCTCAAGCCCAGCGGCTGGTCGAGCACCGACGCGGTATTCGACAGTGATGCCGACATTGTCGATTACCAGACCGCACTGATCGAATATCAAAACGGCGCCACGCTGTCGTTTCACGCCAACCTTAACGTGCCCGATGAATTCCGCCGGTTTTGCGTGATTGGCACCGACGGCATGGCGGAAGGGGATTTCGTGCGCAACTATTTTCGCGTCCACAATGCGCGCACCAGCGAACGCGAAGTGGATACCACCTACAGCGGCAGCGCCTATGATGGCCACTACGGCGCCGATGCACTGATGGCGGAAGAGATCGTTAAACACATGACGCAGGGTGTGCCGCTGAAAGTCTCGGTGATTGACGCGCTGGAGGCGGGTTTGACGGCGATTAAAATTGATGAGGCGCGTAAGACAAAATCGGTCATCGATCTCACTGCCAGCTGGCAGGCGTTCGATCGCCATTTAGGGCGCTGA
- a CDS encoding BadF/BadG/BcrA/BcrD ATPase family protein translates to MHQHYLLGIDGGGTHCRARLTTFHGELLAECQRGSANVFSDFSGATAVLTDLIDQAFSLAGLGAQAREQTTTVAGLAGANVASVARALAAWRSPETGFHCCTDVEIACMGAHQGAPGAVLIVGTGSQGAAWNGETFTLLGGWGFALSDHGSGAELGRRALRYALLAHEDIVPLTPLTRQLMAEFNHCPETLLLWTRQATPADWARFAPWVFAAATDNDAAGVTLIGDTAHDITLLTDKLRQLSHGNIALMGGIAAPILSWLPEARRAEIVPPQGDALSGALLLARQYAGVTAG, encoded by the coding sequence GTGCATCAACACTATCTGCTGGGAATTGATGGCGGTGGAACCCACTGTCGTGCGCGCCTGACCACTTTTCACGGCGAGTTGCTGGCGGAATGTCAACGCGGCTCAGCCAACGTATTCAGCGATTTCTCCGGCGCCACCGCCGTGCTCACGGATCTCATCGATCAGGCTTTTAGCCTTGCCGGATTAGGCGCACAGGCGCGCGAACAGACCACCACCGTTGCCGGTCTCGCCGGTGCTAACGTCGCTTCAGTGGCGCGTGCGCTGGCGGCATGGCGTTCGCCAGAGACCGGTTTTCATTGCTGCACCGATGTGGAAATTGCCTGCATGGGCGCGCATCAGGGCGCACCCGGTGCGGTGCTGATCGTCGGCACCGGCAGCCAAGGCGCCGCGTGGAACGGCGAAACCTTTACGCTGTTGGGCGGTTGGGGCTTTGCCCTTTCCGATCATGGCTCCGGCGCTGAGCTGGGTCGACGTGCGCTGCGCTATGCGCTGCTGGCGCATGAAGATATCGTTCCCCTTACGCCGCTGACCCGCCAGCTAATGGCCGAATTCAACCACTGCCCGGAAACGTTGCTGTTGTGGACGCGCCAGGCCACGCCCGCTGACTGGGCGCGTTTTGCGCCCTGGGTGTTTGCTGCGGCCACCGATAACGATGCTGCTGGCGTCACGCTGATCGGCGATACCGCCCACGACATCACCTTGCTCACCGACAAACTCAGGCAGCTCAGCCACGGCAATATTGCGCTGATGGGCGGCATCGCCGCACCGATCCTCTCCTGGCTCCCCGAAGCGCGACGGGCTGAAATCGTGCCGCCTCAGGGCGATGCCCTCAGCGGTGCCCTGCTGCTGGCGCGTCAGTACGCTGGCGTCACCGCCGGTTAA
- a CDS encoding ROK family transcriptional regulator, with the protein MTAPNMTARILRLIVENSPVSQSDLKVRSGLSMSTVSQAANRLLAQGVIHELGLRRVSMGRPKTLLGLNPDYASVIGIQLNAERNLIVMTDLTGKLLGEQQMPSGAMTPRQLGDALAKFLRTVEDKRVGAIGLAISGLVDAANGSCIRSRVLEWENVPIARLLEARFSLPVFIENDANAMAMAALVFGQLGTAHSAIIATYGKGIGAGIVLERQLYRGRFGKAGEIGHGLLGDGSKRLLEDVAASQAILDRVNAARGGHATSLQALDNQPDSDTLTILNDAGEHLGISLANLSVAFDPDVVYLAMEPQMASRILLDAITQSFQQYRLRLSPHVTPLQFLTDSNRMWALGAAGFAVNQLLDVLSAEADGDPDA; encoded by the coding sequence ATGACGGCGCCGAACATGACCGCACGCATCTTACGACTGATCGTTGAGAACTCACCGGTCAGCCAGTCCGACCTCAAGGTGAGAAGCGGGCTCAGCATGTCCACTGTTTCTCAGGCAGCCAATCGGCTGCTGGCGCAGGGCGTCATTCACGAACTGGGGCTGCGCCGTGTGTCAATGGGGCGACCTAAAACCCTGCTCGGTCTCAATCCCGATTACGCCAGCGTGATTGGCATTCAGCTCAACGCCGAACGCAACCTGATCGTCATGACTGACTTAACCGGCAAGCTGCTGGGCGAACAGCAGATGCCATCCGGCGCAATGACGCCGCGCCAGCTCGGCGATGCGCTGGCAAAATTTCTGCGCACGGTTGAGGACAAACGCGTCGGCGCCATTGGCCTGGCGATCTCCGGGCTGGTCGATGCGGCCAACGGGTCCTGTATTCGCTCACGTGTGCTGGAGTGGGAAAACGTGCCGATTGCCCGCCTGCTCGAAGCGCGCTTTTCCCTGCCGGTGTTTATTGAAAACGACGCCAACGCCATGGCGATGGCGGCGTTGGTGTTTGGTCAGCTCGGCACCGCCCACTCTGCGATTATCGCCACCTACGGCAAGGGCATCGGCGCCGGTATCGTGCTGGAGCGTCAGCTCTATCGCGGGCGGTTCGGCAAGGCGGGCGAAATTGGTCACGGCTTATTAGGCGACGGCTCTAAACGGCTGCTGGAAGATGTGGCGGCGTCGCAGGCAATTCTCGATCGGGTCAATGCCGCACGCGGCGGGCATGCCACTAGCTTACAAGCGCTGGACAATCAGCCCGACAGCGACACGCTAACCATCCTCAACGACGCCGGGGAACACCTTGGCATCTCGCTGGCGAACCTGTCGGTGGCCTTTGATCCCGACGTGGTTTATCTGGCGATGGAACCGCAAATGGCGTCGCGTATTTTGCTCGATGCCATTACCCAAAGTTTTCAGCAGTACCGCCTCAGGCTCTCTCCGCACGTAACGCCGCTGCAGTTCCTCACCGACTCCAACCGCATGTGGGCGCTGGGCGCGGCCGGTTTTGCGGTCAATCAACTGCTGGATGTGCTGTCAGCCGAAGCGGATGGCGATCCCGACGCCTGA
- a CDS encoding ABC transporter ATP-binding protein — translation MTSLRLQKVKKSYEHIQVIDGIDLEINSGEFVVFVGPSGCGKSTLLRMIAGLEEISGGKLLIDEQDMTHKPATERGIAMVFQSYALYPNMTVRANLAYPLEVAKRPRAEVTAAIQATADKLHLTELLDRLPRALSGGQRQRVAIGRAIIRHPRIFLFDEPLSNLDAELRLQMRIEIARLHASLGNTMIYVTHDQLEAMTLADRIVVLRQGRIEQVGAPLDLYRDPDNLFVAGFIGSPRINFLQAEIAAVRPGEVQLRLPELNIADVVLPIAAPCQEGQQVQLGIRPEHFLPATQANSLLQFSATLSFMEKLGHTNYLYLDIGREALLTIECREESAAELGDRVSWAIDPASCLLFDQQGQRLR, via the coding sequence ATGACCAGCCTGCGACTCCAAAAGGTTAAGAAGTCCTATGAACACATTCAGGTGATTGATGGCATCGATCTGGAGATCAACAGCGGTGAGTTTGTGGTATTTGTCGGGCCATCGGGCTGCGGGAAATCGACGCTGCTGCGCATGATTGCCGGTCTGGAGGAGATCAGCGGCGGCAAGCTGCTGATTGATGAGCAGGACATGACGCACAAGCCCGCCACCGAACGCGGCATCGCCATGGTGTTCCAGTCTTACGCGCTCTATCCCAATATGACGGTGCGCGCCAATCTTGCCTATCCGCTGGAAGTGGCAAAACGGCCCAGGGCAGAAGTGACGGCGGCCATTCAGGCGACCGCAGATAAGCTGCATCTCACCGAACTGCTTGATCGCCTGCCGCGCGCGCTTTCCGGCGGTCAGCGTCAGCGCGTGGCCATCGGGCGCGCCATTATCCGCCATCCACGTATCTTTCTGTTCGATGAACCGCTGTCGAATCTCGATGCCGAGCTGCGTTTGCAGATGCGCATTGAGATTGCCCGTCTGCACGCCTCGCTGGGTAACACCATGATTTATGTCACGCACGATCAGCTGGAGGCGATGACGCTGGCGGACCGCATCGTGGTGCTACGTCAGGGACGCATTGAACAGGTGGGCGCGCCGCTCGATCTCTACCGCGATCCCGATAACCTGTTCGTGGCCGGTTTTATCGGTTCGCCGCGCATTAACTTTTTACAGGCAGAGATCGCTGCGGTGCGGCCAGGCGAAGTTCAGCTGCGGCTGCCGGAACTCAACATTGCCGATGTGGTGCTGCCGATTGCGGCGCCGTGCCAGGAAGGGCAACAGGTTCAGCTAGGCATTCGTCCAGAGCATTTCCTGCCCGCCACGCAGGCGAATTCGTTGCTGCAATTCAGCGCCACCCTGTCATTTATGGAAAAGCTGGGCCATACCAACTATCTCTATCTGGATATTGGCCGCGAGGCGTTACTGACCATTGAGTGCCGTGAGGAGAGCGCTGCTGAGCTGGGCGATCGGGTGAGCTGGGCGATCGATCCCGCCAGTTGCCTGCTGTTTGATCAGCAGGGTCAGCGGTTGCGTTAA
- a CDS encoding GNAT family N-acetyltransferase → MILDDAVIRQAQPQDEAALYQICLQTANAGSDATALYSDAHYPGQRFVIPYLRFAPAFAFVLESQGEVVGYVVATPDTETFETQLEQQWWPQWQAAWRDRTAEAPLDDKILAYVHQPERAATSLTSRWPAHLHINLLPVAQKGGWGRRLIETELAALRQAGVSGVYLGVSLQNEQVCAFYQRLGFEHVVRSNAIYMAQQL, encoded by the coding sequence ATGATCCTGGATGATGCAGTAATTCGCCAGGCGCAGCCGCAGGATGAGGCCGCGCTGTATCAAATTTGTCTGCAAACCGCCAATGCCGGTAGCGATGCCACGGCGCTCTATTCCGATGCGCACTATCCCGGTCAACGCTTTGTCATTCCCTACCTGCGTTTTGCGCCAGCGTTCGCTTTTGTGCTGGAAAGCCAGGGCGAGGTTGTCGGTTATGTGGTGGCAACGCCTGATACCGAAACCTTTGAAACGCAGCTCGAACAACAGTGGTGGCCCCAGTGGCAGGCCGCCTGGCGCGACCGCACGGCCGAAGCGCCGCTGGACGATAAAATCCTCGCTTATGTTCACCAGCCGGAAAGGGCAGCGACCAGCCTGACCTCACGCTGGCCAGCGCACCTGCATATCAACCTGCTGCCGGTAGCGCAAAAAGGCGGCTGGGGCAGGCGGTTGATTGAAACGGAACTTGCCGCGCTGCGCCAGGCGGGCGTTTCCGGGGTTTATCTTGGCGTCAGCCTGCAAAACGAGCAGGTTTGCGCATTTTATCAACGGCTTGGCTTCGAGCACGTCGTCCGCAGCAACGCCATTTATATGGCCCAGCAACTCTGA
- a CDS encoding extracellular solute-binding protein, with translation MTRTTARRLTQLVSAALLAGACATSASAVTLSEWDIYNYPGQTEAVDDGIKEFSSQNPGITIQRSVHSFDDTRIPLKLALSGGDGPQIAQVNQGGGDMGSLVKDKLLQPLDSYAQQYGWTTRFPDSILKRNRWSDKLDFGSGKLYGVASLGEMVGLYYNKALLDKAGIAVPKTLSELESAMAKLKDQGVAPLMMGLLDGSMGQQVLGSVWQAQIDSGDRKKLDDLIYDIGGSFKDEKLIKAAGMMQAWNKKGYLFPGYQGIGKDDAATLFQNGQAAFLISGTWYLSQFKQNKDIHFAAMPAADGVAHPLGVGGTDLAFSVTSTAKTQEQRDAGAKFINYMVSDSMANRWLQVGFLPATASKNVTIPADNPLLGEAYQVWLALNQYDGLGHYTDWATPTMLAELNQGVQLLMADRLTPQQLATNLDDNYQRYLKTLKH, from the coding sequence ATGACCCGCACCACGGCTCGCCGTCTCACTCAGCTGGTTAGCGCCGCCTTGTTGGCTGGCGCCTGCGCCACCTCCGCCAGCGCGGTGACCCTGTCAGAATGGGATATTTACAACTATCCTGGCCAGACCGAAGCCGTCGATGACGGCATCAAGGAATTTTCCAGCCAGAATCCTGGCATCACCATTCAGCGTTCGGTTCACTCGTTCGACGATACGCGTATTCCGCTCAAGCTGGCGCTCTCTGGCGGCGACGGTCCGCAGATTGCTCAGGTTAATCAGGGCGGCGGCGATATGGGATCGCTGGTGAAAGACAAGCTGTTGCAGCCGCTGGACAGCTATGCGCAACAGTACGGCTGGACCACCCGCTTTCCCGATTCGATCCTGAAGCGTAACCGCTGGTCAGATAAGCTCGATTTCGGCAGCGGCAAACTGTATGGCGTCGCCAGCCTCGGCGAAATGGTCGGGCTTTATTACAACAAAGCGCTGCTGGATAAGGCGGGCATCGCCGTGCCGAAAACCTTGTCAGAGCTGGAAAGCGCCATGGCGAAGCTCAAGGATCAGGGCGTGGCGCCGCTGATGATGGGCCTGCTCGATGGCAGCATGGGTCAGCAGGTGCTGGGCAGCGTCTGGCAGGCGCAGATCGACAGCGGCGATCGCAAGAAGCTTGATGACCTGATTTATGACATCGGCGGCAGCTTCAAAGATGAGAAGCTGATCAAGGCGGCGGGCATGATGCAGGCGTGGAACAAAAAAGGGTATCTGTTCCCCGGCTATCAGGGCATTGGCAAAGACGATGCCGCCACGCTGTTCCAGAATGGTCAGGCGGCCTTTCTGATCAGCGGCACCTGGTATCTCAGCCAGTTTAAGCAGAATAAAGATATCCACTTTGCTGCCATGCCTGCGGCGGACGGCGTCGCGCATCCGCTGGGCGTCGGCGGCACCGACTTGGCCTTTTCCGTCACCAGCACGGCAAAAACCCAGGAACAGCGCGATGCTGGCGCAAAATTCATTAACTATATGGTCTCCGACAGCATGGCCAACCGCTGGCTGCAGGTCGGCTTCCTGCCGGCCACCGCCAGCAAAAACGTGACAATTCCGGCGGATAATCCGCTGCTGGGTGAAGCTTATCAGGTGTGGCTGGCGCTCAATCAGTATGACGGCCTTGGGCATTACACCGACTGGGCGACGCCAACCATGCTGGCGGAACTCAATCAGGGCGTTCAGTTGCTGATGGCCGACCGGCTGACGCCCCAGCAGTTGGCTACTAATCTGGACGATAACTATCAGCGTTACCTGAAAACCCTGAAACATTAA